In Candidatus Angelobacter sp., the sequence GTTCGATTACTCGCTTACGAACGGCTTGCAGCGCGCCCGCGCCCGCAGTCGCATGGTGTTTAGCGCGACGACGAGCAAGTCAGGTATCCGTACTTTTTTCGAGGAACACTTCCTCGATCCGTTCTGGCGCATCGCGTGGGCGGAGCAGGATGAGTTGTTCTACCTGGAAAGCATGCAGCGTCATTTGGACGCGATCAGGAACGCACAGAGGCATAAATCCTGGGCCAAATTCTCAGGCGAGCTGTTCCCCATCAACAGCCAGATCAATGAGCGGATGAACGGGTTGGGCGCCTTTCGTCACACATTGAGCGGACAGTTTACCATTGCCAGCTTTGTTCGTGCTTACGAATATGTGATGCGACAGGAGACCCAGCGCAGCCTGATGATCGCCGCCGTTGCTCTCAAGCGTTATCAGCTTCACTTTGGGAAATTGCCTCCGCACCTCGAATCGCTGACACCCGAATTCCTCGCGACTGTCCCTGTGGACTACATGAATGGGCAGTCGCTGCACTATCGCCTGGAGCCGGATGGCCTTTTCGTTCTCTATTCCGTTGGTCTGGATGGCAAAGATGACGGAGGCGATCCTCAACCGGCGGTGGCTTGGAAACCTTATACCGGTCTTTGGGACGGGCGCGACGCCGTTTGGCCACGACTCGCCACGGCAGCAGCCGGGGAAACAGCGCCCGCAGCGGAGATTCTGCAACTGGTAAAATTTGACGACGCACCGTTGCTCGATGTCATTCGAACTTTGGCGAGGCAGGCGAACCTTCAAGTCCAGATTGATCCAAAAGTGCTGAAGCAATCATTCGCTCCAGTCCGAACTTATTTGGAGAACGTGACGGCCGAGGACGTTCTCAAGGCCATTCTTGCCAACAACAATCTCGTCCTGGTGAAGCATCCGGGAACCAACATTGTTGGCATTACCTGGAAGTGAATCCGGCTGCAGGCACGGTAAGATCGACCCGGAACTTTCGCAGGATGGTCCCGCCACCGGTCGCCTCGTTAATGTGATGCACGGGTTCGACCCGTCGTAAAGGCCCGGCGTCCAGGATTTGTCTTTGGCCAGTGTGACACCGAGAAACATGACTTCATCCACCGTGAACGGCGTGAAAAGCAAGGTTGCGTTCACCTTCGATCAACGGAAACCTACGGCCATTATGAATCGAAAATGTCGGGGAGCCTTTCGCACGCGATTTGTTGCTATCCTGGCTGTCCTTGCAATGATCGGCGTGTTTCTTTGGACGGTGCTGGGTCGCCGTCAAAGCGCCCTTGACCAGTGGATGGCCCAAATGCGGGTCAAGGGAGAAAAACTGACGCTGGCAGAGCTTGGGTTGAACCGACCGGCACGCACAAATGCGGCGATGGAAGTCATCGAGATCGCCGCGAAACGACTGAAAGCGCTCGACCGCACGAAGATTTCCGGACAGTTCCAAAGGACAGAGGAGGTTGGTTCCGCCTTCAAAAGCGTCGCCTGGGCCGAAACAAATCTGCAGAGTGTCATGGG encodes:
- a CDS encoding DUF4974 domain-containing protein encodes the protein MANRSASGWILTGVGACVVLFASTIWFGRSQSRRSLEAWKARMIARGEKFGIDELAPPPSTTSDTNLDRIISAFSALERSSFNPGVYSALDFAAAGEARAPWSQTNLTATYGQKTTSWTQLTEEMDSVRENLDEIRSALEHPADTSIFNYHNFSPPNFVAQRVVAQWLKCETIERLHAGDLAGAQAALRPLTALTRLHQNDLLVANLMIRVTIGGLDFEASWSALQMPGWTEPRLAELQSDWGRLKFLEKLSPTIEMERAHALEQFDYSLTNGLQRARARSRMVFSATTSKSGIRTFFEEHFLDPFWRIAWAEQDELFYLESMQRHLDAIRNAQRHKSWAKFSGELFPINSQINERMNGLGAFRHTLSGQFTIASFVRAYEYVMRQETQRSLMIAAVALKRYQLHFGKLPPHLESLTPEFLATVPVDYMNGQSLHYRLEPDGLFVLYSVGLDGKDDGGDPQPAVAWKPYTGLWDGRDAVWPRLATAAAGETAPAAEILQLVKFDDAPLLDVIRTLARQANLQVQIDPKVLKQSFAPVRTYLENVTAEDVLKAILANNNLVLVKHPGTNIVGITWK